A single window of Zea mays cultivar B73 chromosome 10, Zm-B73-REFERENCE-NAM-5.0, whole genome shotgun sequence DNA harbors:
- the LOC100193069 gene encoding V-type proton ATPase subunit D produces MAGQNQRLNVVPTVTMLGVMKARLVGATRGHALLKKKSDALTVQFRAILKKIVAAKESMGETMRASSFSLAEAKYVAGDGVRHVVLQSIRAASVRVRSHQENVAGVKLPKFTHFVDPAAASGGPSNASPSLTGLARGGQQVAACRAAHVKAIEVLVELASLQTSFLTLDEAIKTTNRRVNALENVVKPRIENTISYIKGELDELEREDFFRLKKIQGYKKREIERQMANARLFAEEQLAEDLALKRGISVGAAANLLAAGGEKDDDIIF; encoded by the coding sequence ATGGCGGGGCAAAACCAGCGGCTCAACGTCGTGCCGACGGTGACGATGCTCGGCGTCATGAAGGCGCGGCTCGTCGGCGCCACCCGCGGTCACGCGCTGTTGAAGAAGAAGTCCGACGCGCTCACGGTCCAGTTCCGCGCCATCCTCAAGAAGATCGTCGCCGCCAAGGAGTCCATGGGCGAGACGATGCGCGCCTCCTCCTTCTCCCTCGCCGAGGCCAAGTACGTCGCCGGCGACGGCGTCCGTCACGTCGTCCTCCAGTCCATCCGCGCCGCCTCCGTCCGCGTTCGATCTCACCAGGAGAATGTCGCCGGGGTCAAGCTCCCGAAGTTCACTCACTTCGTCGACCCCGCCGCGGCATCCGGGGGGCCCTCCAACGCGTCTCCGAGCCTTACGGGCCTCGCCCGCGGCGGGCAGCAGGTCGCCGCCTGCCGCGCCGCGCACGTCAAGGCCATCGAGGTGCTCGTCGAGCTCGCCTCGCTCCAGACCTCCTTCCTCACGCTCGACGAGGCCATCAAGACCACCAACCGCCGCGTCAACGCGCTCGAGAATGTCGTGAAGCCCAGGATCGAGAACACCATCAGCtacatcaagggggagctcgacgAACTCGAGCGCGAGGACTTTTTCAGGCTCAAGAAGATCCAGGGCTACAAGAAGAGGGAGATCGAGCGCCAGATGGCCAACGCCAGGCTTTTCGCAGAGGAACAGCTCGCCGAGGATCTCGCGCTCAAGAGGGGCATCTCCGTGGGGGCTGCGGCAAATCTGCTGGCTGCTGGAGGGGAGAAGGACGACGACATCATCTTTTGA